In Chelonia mydas isolate rCheMyd1 chromosome 20, rCheMyd1.pri.v2, whole genome shotgun sequence, a single genomic region encodes these proteins:
- the LOC102946740 gene encoding G-protein coupled receptor 54 isoform X1 — protein sequence MAGSPRMDAEPSPLGGWLDNGSWTPVPTAAPHPDMSALGGQGRRGLWIFNSSGEDTSPPFLTDAWLVPLFYALIMLLGLVGNSLVIYVVSKHRQMRTATNFYIANLATTDIIFLVCCVPFTATLYPLPSWIFGDFMCKLVNYLQQVTAQATCITLTAMSMDRCYATLYPLQSLRYRTPRVAMGVSVAIWISSFLLSLPIAMYHRTEVGYWYGLRTYCIEAFASKSQERSIILYTFLAIYLLPLLTICLCYSVMLKRVGRPIVEPIDHNYQQVQHLSERSVATKAKVSKMVVVIVVLFTVCWGPIQLYLLFQGFYDSFQANYETYKIKTWANCMSYANSSINPIVYAFMGDSFRKSFKKAFPFLFRRRVGTVLSGSHNAEMKFITEET from the exons ATGGCAGGGTCGCCGAGGATGGATGCAGAGCCCTCCCCGTTGGGCGGCTGGCTGGACAATGGTTCTTGGACACCAGTGcccactgctgccccccacccagacATGAGCGCActggggggccagggcaggagggggctgtggatcTTTAACAGCAGTGGGGAGGACACATCACCGCCGTTCCTGACGGATGCTTGGCTGGTGCCGCTCTTCTATGCCCTCATCATGCTGCTGGGGCTGGTGGGCAACTCACTCGTCATCTACGTGGTGTCCAAGCACCGGCAGATGCGCACAGCCACCAACTTCTACATCG CAAATCTGGCGAccacagacatcatcttcctggTGTGCTGTGTCCCCTTCACCGCCACGCTCTACCCCCTGCCCAGCTGGATCTTCGGCGACTTCATGTGCAAACTCGTCAACTACTTGCAACAG GTGACAGCGCAGGCCACCTGCATCACCCTGACAGCGATGAGCATGGACCGCTGCTACGCTACCCTCTACCCGCTGCAGTCGCTGCGCTACCGCACCCCACGCGTGGCCATGGGCGTCAGCGTGGCCATCTGGATCA GTTCCTTCCTTCTCTCGCTGCCCATAGCCATGTACCACCGCACTGAGGTGGGCTACTGGTATGGGCTGCGCACCTACTGTATCGAGGCCTTCGCCAGCAAAAGCCAGGAGCGCAGCATCATCCTCTACACCTTCCTGGCCATctacctgctgcccctgctcacCATCTGCCTCTGCTACTCCGTCATGCTCAAGCGTGTGGGGCGCCCCATTGTGGAGCCCATCGACCACAACTACCAG CAGGTACAGCACCTGTCCGAGCGCTCTGTCGCCACAAAGGCCAAGGTGTCCAAGATGGTGGTGGTGATTGTGGTACTCTTCACTGTGTGCTGGGGCCCCATCCAGCTCTACCTCCTCTTCCAGGGCTTCTATGACAGCTTCCAGGCCAACTACGAGACCTACAAGATCAAGACATGGGCCAACTGTATGTCCTACGCCAACTCCTCCATCAACCCCATCGTCTACGCCTTCATGGGCGACAGCTTTAGGAAGTCCTTCAAGAAGgctttccccttcctcttccGGCGCCGGGTCGGCACCGTTCTCTCCGGCTCCCACAATGCCGAGATGAAGTTCATCACTGAGGAGACCTAG
- the LOC102946740 gene encoding G-protein coupled receptor 54 isoform X2, with protein MAGSPRMDAEPSPLGGWLDNGSWTPVPTAAPHPDMSALGGQGRRGLWIFNSSGEDTSPPFLTDAWLVPLFYALIMLLGLVGNSLVIYVVSKHRQMRTATNFYIANLATTDIIFLVCCVPFTATLYPLPSWIFGDFMCKLVNYLQQVTAQATCITLTAMSMDRCYATLYPLQSLRYRTPRVAMGVSVAIWISSFLLSLPIAMYHRTEVGYWYGLRTYCIEAFASKSQERSIILYTFLAIYLLPLLTICLCYSVMLKRVGRPIVEPIDHNYQVQHLSERSVATKAKVSKMVVVIVVLFTVCWGPIQLYLLFQGFYDSFQANYETYKIKTWANCMSYANSSINPIVYAFMGDSFRKSFKKAFPFLFRRRVGTVLSGSHNAEMKFITEET; from the exons ATGGCAGGGTCGCCGAGGATGGATGCAGAGCCCTCCCCGTTGGGCGGCTGGCTGGACAATGGTTCTTGGACACCAGTGcccactgctgccccccacccagacATGAGCGCActggggggccagggcaggagggggctgtggatcTTTAACAGCAGTGGGGAGGACACATCACCGCCGTTCCTGACGGATGCTTGGCTGGTGCCGCTCTTCTATGCCCTCATCATGCTGCTGGGGCTGGTGGGCAACTCACTCGTCATCTACGTGGTGTCCAAGCACCGGCAGATGCGCACAGCCACCAACTTCTACATCG CAAATCTGGCGAccacagacatcatcttcctggTGTGCTGTGTCCCCTTCACCGCCACGCTCTACCCCCTGCCCAGCTGGATCTTCGGCGACTTCATGTGCAAACTCGTCAACTACTTGCAACAG GTGACAGCGCAGGCCACCTGCATCACCCTGACAGCGATGAGCATGGACCGCTGCTACGCTACCCTCTACCCGCTGCAGTCGCTGCGCTACCGCACCCCACGCGTGGCCATGGGCGTCAGCGTGGCCATCTGGATCA GTTCCTTCCTTCTCTCGCTGCCCATAGCCATGTACCACCGCACTGAGGTGGGCTACTGGTATGGGCTGCGCACCTACTGTATCGAGGCCTTCGCCAGCAAAAGCCAGGAGCGCAGCATCATCCTCTACACCTTCCTGGCCATctacctgctgcccctgctcacCATCTGCCTCTGCTACTCCGTCATGCTCAAGCGTGTGGGGCGCCCCATTGTGGAGCCCATCGACCACAACTACCAG GTACAGCACCTGTCCGAGCGCTCTGTCGCCACAAAGGCCAAGGTGTCCAAGATGGTGGTGGTGATTGTGGTACTCTTCACTGTGTGCTGGGGCCCCATCCAGCTCTACCTCCTCTTCCAGGGCTTCTATGACAGCTTCCAGGCCAACTACGAGACCTACAAGATCAAGACATGGGCCAACTGTATGTCCTACGCCAACTCCTCCATCAACCCCATCGTCTACGCCTTCATGGGCGACAGCTTTAGGAAGTCCTTCAAGAAGgctttccccttcctcttccGGCGCCGGGTCGGCACCGTTCTCTCCGGCTCCCACAATGCCGAGATGAAGTTCATCACTGAGGAGACCTAG
- the LOC102946740 gene encoding G-protein coupled receptor 54 isoform X3 translates to MAGSPRMDAEPSPLGGWLDNGSWTPVPTAAPHPDMSALGGQGRRGLWIFNSSGEDTSPPFLTDAWLVPLFYALIMLLGLVGNSLVIYVVSKHRQMRTATNFYIANLATTDIIFLVCCVPFTATLYPLPSWIFGDFMCKLVNYLQQVTAQATCITLTAMSMDRCYATLYPLQSLRYRTPRVAMGVSVAIWISSFLLSLPIAMYHRTEVGYWYGLRTYCIEAFASKSQERSIILYTFLAIYLLPLLTICLCYSVMLKRVGRPIVEPIDHNYQGFYDSFQANYETYKIKTWANCMSYANSSINPIVYAFMGDSFRKSFKKAFPFLFRRRVGTVLSGSHNAEMKFITEET, encoded by the exons ATGGCAGGGTCGCCGAGGATGGATGCAGAGCCCTCCCCGTTGGGCGGCTGGCTGGACAATGGTTCTTGGACACCAGTGcccactgctgccccccacccagacATGAGCGCActggggggccagggcaggagggggctgtggatcTTTAACAGCAGTGGGGAGGACACATCACCGCCGTTCCTGACGGATGCTTGGCTGGTGCCGCTCTTCTATGCCCTCATCATGCTGCTGGGGCTGGTGGGCAACTCACTCGTCATCTACGTGGTGTCCAAGCACCGGCAGATGCGCACAGCCACCAACTTCTACATCG CAAATCTGGCGAccacagacatcatcttcctggTGTGCTGTGTCCCCTTCACCGCCACGCTCTACCCCCTGCCCAGCTGGATCTTCGGCGACTTCATGTGCAAACTCGTCAACTACTTGCAACAG GTGACAGCGCAGGCCACCTGCATCACCCTGACAGCGATGAGCATGGACCGCTGCTACGCTACCCTCTACCCGCTGCAGTCGCTGCGCTACCGCACCCCACGCGTGGCCATGGGCGTCAGCGTGGCCATCTGGATCA GTTCCTTCCTTCTCTCGCTGCCCATAGCCATGTACCACCGCACTGAGGTGGGCTACTGGTATGGGCTGCGCACCTACTGTATCGAGGCCTTCGCCAGCAAAAGCCAGGAGCGCAGCATCATCCTCTACACCTTCCTGGCCATctacctgctgcccctgctcacCATCTGCCTCTGCTACTCCGTCATGCTCAAGCGTGTGGGGCGCCCCATTGTGGAGCCCATCGACCACAACTACCAG GGCTTCTATGACAGCTTCCAGGCCAACTACGAGACCTACAAGATCAAGACATGGGCCAACTGTATGTCCTACGCCAACTCCTCCATCAACCCCATCGTCTACGCCTTCATGGGCGACAGCTTTAGGAAGTCCTTCAAGAAGgctttccccttcctcttccGGCGCCGGGTCGGCACCGTTCTCTCCGGCTCCCACAATGCCGAGATGAAGTTCATCACTGAGGAGACCTAG